In Delphinus delphis chromosome X, mDelDel1.2, whole genome shotgun sequence, the DNA window TTCTAACACCCATGGGCCGTATGGAAACCAAGGGAGGCACCACTCCCCAGACATCAGTACTGCTCAGCTCAGGGGAGCTGAGAACTGACAGTTCCAAGAAAAATTGAGAGACACCTGGCTATCCACACCCACCGCCATCACAACTGGTAGGCCTTGGTTGTGCGTccttcaaaactttaaaacatacttGTACATATACTTAAATGAATTCTCATATATTACATAGGATTGactggtgtgtgtgcgtgtgcccaCGCACGCAAGTGATTTAACTTACAAATGTGAATCCAAAGCCATCGTTCTGCAACTTGCAGTTGGAAGTCAGGCGGATGCTTTCGAAAGCTGTGAGAATGGCCTGATGCATTCCGTTGGACTGCCACGCTTTATGCTACTGGATGCTAAGCCACGTTGCATTCATCCATTTCCTTACTGACGGGAATTTGGAGTGTTCCCAGTTTTTCCCATCACCAACACCCTTGTGCATGTGTTCTTGTACACTACAGGTACCAGCGTGTCTCCGGAAGAAGTACCAGGCAGCGGACTTGCAGGAGCATAGAGGAAAtagattctttcttccttccttttaaagatcTTGGGCTAAAAGcaaggactctggagtcagattgaTTGGTTTCAATCCTGCCGCTGATCCCCACGAGCCGAATGACCTTGGGCCAGTGGCCGAACCTCtcagtgcctgtttcctcaccggGAAGAGGCCAGTAATAGTTGGTACTATAGTTAAAGGCGTGTCACGCGGATGCATTATTATTTATGCCCAGCGCTTAGaagagtgccaggcacagagtccGTGCCGGCACTAAGTTGCTTTCAATGGATTCTGCCAAATTACCTCCCCAATGCGTCTCTTGCACCACCGCCACAGGGGTTTGCTCCTAACCTCTCCCACCCTCGGAATGGTTAAGTTCTTTGAAGGTTGTCAACCTAGTGTGTGAAACCCGATTCGTGGTTTTAGTTCACAACTCCAGGATCAGCGGTGGGGAGCATCTTTTGGGGTGTAACTGGCCACTGCGATTTCCTCTTCTTTGAATTTGcctcagagagggggaagggctgATGGAGCGAGGCCAACCCCAAGTCTATCCGCCACACTCGCCTGCCAGTAACGTCTGCTGAGCCACATTTGATGGAGCAGTTGAGACAGAGACCTTACAGAACGAAAATACGATCCCTTTGCTCTCTGGCCGACCCCTGATCACTGACTGCGGGACTCCTGTGCCCATTCTCCTGTTGGGTCTTAAGGCTTGCGGTGGAAGGGAGGCTGGCAAATGCTTTCGGCGCGTGCTAGGCATCCAGCGCCTCCATCTTGACGTTTCATCCTCACCACCCGTGGAGCCCGGCGCCCTCACTCGCCGACGCCCTCGACCCCCTGTATACatgggaaacggaggctcagagctgTGACTCTAACCAGAAAGGGGAGGCGGGACAGGAGGAGGCGGGCCCAGAGGCTTGACAGAGGGAGGCACTCCCACCACCTCCTTCACCAGCCAACTGCCCGGACCGCCCATGGGCTTGCGAGCAAACCAGAGGCCCTCGGCCCCATTGGTTAGGTCTCGACGGGGGCGGGCGAACAAGGAGCCCGCTGGTTGGCGGGGGCCGGACCAATGAGGAGGCTGCGGCGCGGGCGTGAGAGGCGCGCTGAAAGTGGCGCGTCCTTTCTTTTGAGGCGAGCTCGTGCGGCGCGTGAGGTGGCTGACGCTCCCTTCTGAGCGCCGCCCGCCTAGCCCGCCGTGACCGCGACCGCGACTCGGGCCATCGACCGTCGCCCCGGTTCTGGGGCCACCCGGGTCGCGACATGAGCTCCCCGGATGAGGTGTATGTGTTGAGAAGGCGTGTCCGCCCAAAAGTCAGGGAGCGGGCCGGCGTCCGCATAGCCGGCCCCGCAGTCCCGCCGGGGCCCGACCCAGGCCCCGAGCCTGGGGAGCCGCGGAGCGGCAAGGGCGGAGGCGGCTTCCCGGACCCCGAGGGCTTCCAGTCGAAGCGGGAGATGCTGGAAGGGCGAGGGCCGGTACTGTGGGGCCGCGAAGGCCGACCTGGCTCCCCACATGAGCACACGAGGGACCTCCTGGACCTGATCGAGGAGTCTGAGGCGGCCAAGGAGGCCAACCTGCAGCAGCTGACCGACCAGGATGTGCTGGGTGTCCGCAGATACCCGGACCCCGAGGGCTTCCAGTCTGAGCGGGAGATGCTGGAAGCGCGAGGGCCGGTGCTGTGGGGCCGCGAAGGCCGACCTGGCTCCCCACATGAGCACACGAGGGACCTCCTGGACCTGATCGAGGAGTCTGAGGCGGCCAAGGAGGCCAACCTGCAGCAGCTGACCGACCAGGACGTGCTGGGCGTCCGCAGGTACCCGTCCCCAGAGAGGTCCACTGCCTTCAAAGAGGCCACTGGGTCGACACTGCGCCTCGAGGCGGGTCCCGGCGGTCGAGGAGCGCCCGGCCAGAGCTGTGGGGAGGCGTCGACGGCTCCAGCCGGCCCTGTCCACCTCGGTGGGCCTGAAGCGGGCCGGGCCTTGGGGAACCCTAAGAGAGGCACTAAGCGTAGGTTGAACGTGGCTGCGGATCGCCAGCGGCGCTCCGCGGAAGGCCTGGCCTGGCTGCTGTCCGACTCCGAGTCCTCAGATGAATTCAGTGAGACACAGCTGATGACGGTGAGCACTTACCGCAGAGGAGGAGGCCAGGCCAAGCCCAGCAGACCCGAGGATCCCGGGGACACTCCCAGACACTCGAAGTTCCAAGTCAGGGAGAATTACCGTCACGTGACAGGCTCTTCCCTGTCCTCGGCTCCGCGAGGACTCTCTTCGGTTGTGGAAAGGCAGGGCGTGGGAAAGCAGGGCATCTCTTCCCCTAAGAAAATGCAGAGCGTGCTGTGGGGCAAGGGGGGCAGCAAGCCCAGCTACGcgggagctgctgctgctgctgctgctgctgcttctgtttcTGCTGCTGCTCCAGGTGGCCTGCCGCAGGTCACTCCTAGGAAGAACGGAGCCCAGGAGAAGAAATCCGTCGGGGAAGCGTCCAAACTTGCCCTGGGGGGAACCTTCCGTTCCCGGGGGCAGCGAATCTCGGCAACTCCCGTGGAACCGGCCACCTTCCCCCCAATCTCTGGTATTCCGCTGCCTGGGAGACCCAAGAGTTATACCTTGGTCCTTTCGGGAACCAAACAGTCCAAGCACAGTGGCGCTGGGAAGAAATCCGTGGTCAGGTGGGCAAGGGAGTCTGAGGCGGTGGCGGGAGAAGATAAGGACCCAAATAGAGACCCAGCCCCAAAGGGCCAAGTGAGTAGGCCatgctcctcctctctccccactcttccCCCCCCCACAGCACCCAGGGCACACGTCTTCATCCATGCTGCCTCTGTCCACCCCTCAGAGGTCAGCATTGGGTGCCCCTCGGTCACTGGGTCATTACGATGCCAGATCGGGCTCCTTTTCCTAGGGACAAACATTAAGGTAGCACTTCGGGTGTCCTGGGCCCGGTTCTCCACCCTTGGCCTCTTTCCAGCCTCCTCTGGGAGACTTGGGCTGGGATGGAAGGGAGGGCTGGTAGCTGAATTGGGTCGGGGGATCCCTTAAAAGCTTCCCCGGAAGGCCTCAGTATTTAGACTCACCAGCTTCCTGAATCCTCCTTCCTAGCTGTTCCCCAGACCTTccttgcagggggcctgggctttCTCAGTGTCCCACTGTTGTGCCTAGATCAGCTCTGCCTGCTGGCCTGGGGCTGACTGAGGGAGAAAGTGCTAATGAGATCAGCCTTTCAATTCCCTTCCCAATTCCCTGCCTCACCCTGGCCCGAATCacacaactctctctctctctctctctctctctctctctctctctctctctctctctctctcacacacacacacacacacacgcacacacacacacacacacttccttagTCCAAATCGGtgagaaatttttgtttcagCTGCTCACTCACAGGCCAGGGACATCTTGTCTGCGCATGCATCGTAGAAAAGCCAGCAGTGGCGACGTCAACACCAGAGGCCCCCAAGATCCAGGAAACTCAGAACCCTTGGCCCTGAACCAGGGAGAAGTCATGCCCAGGGGGCCTGCCCCCTCAGGTGAGTGTCGTGGGTTTGAtatgaggggagggaagaggggttgAGGACAgaaacctctgcctctgtctctgccgGGGGCACAGCCTTGCTCCCAGGCAGCTTCTCCCACAGAAGACGGGGTGCTGGCAGGGCTGGCCTTGAGCCACATCATCCTCTGTGTGGGGTTTGTGCGGCCGGGGTGATCGGTGGCAGTGCCCCAAACACCTGCTCCGGGTGTAGACTTGCAGGGGAACAGCCTTTTCTGTTAAGTCCTGTTCGGCCACATTGCTCTCCCACGTGCTGGCTGTGGCTGCAGCTCTGGGAGGGTCGAATCCAGAGCCACATTGTTTGGGGACCACAGTGGCGAAATGGCTGTCCCCGGGGAACAGGGGAAGCAGGCCCAGAGACAAGGTTCTGGCTGCTGGGCAGAGCAGGGGCGGCTGGTTGCCAGCAGAGGGTGGTGCTGCCTCACCTCACTTTAGAACCCGCTTGGCCCTTTCCACCTCACTGGGAGCCTGGGAAGCTGGATTGTGTGTCCTTTCCCTCTCAGGTGACCGGGGGCCACTTGACCATCCCCCAAGACCGGAAACGCAGCAGCAGCCACTGGGAACGCCCTGCTGTCCTTGGGTAATGCTTCCACTGCATCCTGGAAATGCAGGCCCAAACTCGAGGGTGGGATCTGGGTCCAAGTTCAGCTGACATGTGTgggctccccctcccctgcccccatcacgTACCCCACGGAGGGAGCCCACCTCCTTTCCACTGAGGAGCCCTTGCCAGTCTAACCACCCGGCTTTGGGGTGGAGGGCCcgggggagaggagaaggtggaggagagaggaggccagagtATACTaatcatttctcttcctcctctgtctgCTGGCCTAGTGTCTCGAGCTAAAGAGAGAAGTAGACGAACTTAAGGAGCAACTTGGTATGAGGAACCAGGGCCGGAGAGCGGTGTCTTAGTGAAGAACCCGGGTGggcacctggggtgggggtgggctgcaGGTGCGGTGGGCCTGGCAGGGACGATCATCCCTGTGGGGAGGAGAACCTCTCAGGCCTGGCCCTGGAGCTGGCTGTGCATGTACAACTGGGCGTGTGTACAAACAGCAAAGTACTGTCTGGACTGCATGCACACTTTGACAACCAGACCAGTCCTAGGGAATGTCCTTCTGATAGGACTTTTAGAGATGCCTCGTTGATTTTTCCCTTGAACTGCTGCTTGGTGTGGCTTCTAAGGTTCttgttggattgtttgtttgtgtgtgtgacaagTTCTGAGTGGTTGTGGCACGGCCCACAGCATGAGAGCTGCTGGCACATTTTGTTTCCCTTTAGGAACCGGTTCCACATTCAATTTGGGTGGTGGGGAGTGATCAGGCCCAGAGCTCTTTGCATCGGGTCTGGAGGGGTTTCAGGTATCAGGGCTAGGCGGTTCCTCACGGGGATAGGGGGACGGGCTTCTGTATCCCTCTGTCTGGAGCGCCTGCTAATGCCTGTCCCTGTTGCAGCCGCCATGCAGTACCTGGCTGACAAgttgcagaccctttgaagtgagtGTTACACACACCGTACCCCTTCCCACAGTCCTGGCTGttgagcagggctgggggctggccctGGCTTCAGGCTCTTCCCTGACTCTGCTGTTTCACAGGTTGAGCCCAGCGTCTTCCTGCAAGAGGAGCAGCTGGTACCTTTGGGGCCCTGGAGCTGTGGCCAAGCTCGTTCCCTCCTGTTCTGCCTCAGCTAGGGCTTCCTCTCCCCCTTGTtttgcccccgccccgccccagtttCACAGCAGTTTCCAATTAAAGTACCTCTCATATTCTGtgttctgccttctctctggagGGGTAGGGGTCGGGGTCGGGGtagggggccggggcggggcgctgCTCCACGTCAGAGCCTTTTCCAGAACGGTATCTGTGGCATCCTGTGGTGGGGACTCTGGGCCAGCCTCTGTTACCATCCCTGCAGTCAAGCCAGCGGAGTGTCCGAGGTCTGGGTCCTGTGTGTGCTCTGCCTGGCCACATTGGCACGTCCTCCCTTTCCCCCGAAGGCCCTCTTCTAGCTCTCTCCAAacccccctcctcctctggggtCTGGCGGTTCCCATTCATCTCTGCCATTCACCCTTCCCATCAGCAGGAACTCATGACCCCCTTCCAGAGCTCCAGTCTGGAAGCATTCACATCCTCCCTGCCCTAGCCAGCTGACCACCCTCCTCCAGCCGGGTCGTCTGTACACCCTTGAGTGGAAATTGGCCTGTCAGGTTCTATGGCGAGTGTGGttagtaggtctgtgttgttGCATGGTCCCCGTCAAATACTCTTCCACCAGCCCCGTGACACAGATTTTCCTGGAAATGATATTTCCGTGTCCCAGCTCAATCTCCCAGACTGCCTCTTTAGGACACACGAGATTGAGTCTGAACTCCATGTTCGATTTCCCCCTCACTTGAGGTTGGGGAGCACTTCCTTCCCTCAGCCAGGACCCAGGGCTGTACCAGCCTGAGACTCAGAGGGACAGATTTGTGTTTGAGTGAGGCAAGGGTGGTTCTGCCTGACACCCTTCCTGAAAGACCGGTGTTTTACTACACAAAAGGGGGTATGATGGTAGATTGGCTATTCAAGGTTGGTGACGGTGTGTCCCTGTGTGTGAATAAATGTAATCAGGGGTAATCTCCCTTGAGGGAGAAAGATGTGATTCAGGGAGTAAAGGGACTAGAGGCTGGTCCAGGTTCTGTAAGGCATTGAATGAGCAAAAGCAAGGTTCGGGTCTGTTTTGTTCAAGGGTTGTCGTTAAATTCCCAAAACATAGGAGGGGGATGATGCAGAAGTCACCAACCCCCACGACAGGGTGTCGGGATGCTCGAAATGTTGGATTCGCTGGAGGTGGCTCTCGATCCTACTCTGTGATCCTATGATGTCTGACAACTACTGTGGGTGTGGATGGAATGAGATTGGGAAGGGTGGCTCCTCAGAGTAGCTCATCTTAGAATCAGGGGACCCATATATGAGGCCACCCAACATGAGCTACCCGGGACAGGGGCAGGATGGGCGCAGTGAGGATGGGAAGTAAGGAGTGACTGCACCTGGACAATGGGGAGCACTTGGGTCCACCCTTCCCCCATATTCTCACCCTGACTCCCTTCCTGAGTCCACGGCATGAGTTCAGGTGGGCAGACCACAGGTGGGATGGGACAGTCACAGACCTCAGGGTCAGAAAAGAACGTTCGTGGGACTTAATCCTTCCCCTCAAATCCCTCCCTGGAGAAGGTGGGCTTGATTGCTGCCCAGGCCTCTGGCTGGATTCCTAGAATGTACCCAGTGCCCCACCCAGCCTGTACCAGGCTTATGTTCTAGCCCCTCTTGCTCCGGCACTGCTCCCCACTGAGCTGAGGCCATTACCAATGAGTGTGTGTGCACTTCGAGGAAACAGAGCTAGCTTAGACCTTGGACCTGCCTCTGACCAGTAGAGACAGTCATTCCAGGTCATGTGTCCCTGCAGACACTCTGGAGAGAGTGAAGCTAACTACAGGCTGGAGACAGTCATCACAGGAACTCGCTTCCCAGTGCACACTATGGATGTTAATAGAATGTTAACAGAATGTTCATAGAAACCTTATTCATAGTCACCCCAAACTGAAAGCAATCAAGATGTTATTCAACAGATGAACGAATAAAACCATACATCTATAAATGAAACATTCTTTAACGATACAAAGGAAGGAACtcttgatacatgcaacaacttggatgaatcgcAAATGCAttagctaaatgaaagaagccagtctcaaaatgttacatactgtgtgattgtgtttgtataatatttggaaaaggtaaaactatagggATGGGAAACAGATCACCAGTTATCAGAGGTTTGGGATGGGGGAGATGGTTTGACTACAAAGCAGCAGAATGAGGGAGATTTTGGGGCTGATGGAACTGTTttgtatcctgattgtggtgatagttacacaaaTCTGTCCATGTGTTAAAACTCAtggtactgaaaacaaaaaagttaattttactatgcaataaatcaaaatatatgtaactaaaaaaattaaatgtgtcatACATAAAGGCTTGGGAATCATAATGGCATGCAAAATAGTACCAGCATTCTCAAAAGTGACATTGAAAGTCAGAAAACTTTTCAGCCTGAAATTATATATCAGCTATCAAATAAGCATGAAATTAAAGGTAATATTAAAGGTAATATTTGTTCATGCAAAGTCTTAAAAGAAATTATCACCCATGGTACCTGGAGAATGAGTCCCATCAAAACACTGTGGTAAACCAAGAACAATGAAGACATTAGTTCTAGGAAGCAGAAGATCCCACTTAGGGGTTTGGTAAAGGAGTGTTCTAGGAGCGACACTCTAGGCAACCAATAAAGATTGAAACTGGGTCCAGGAAAGTGATTTCCAACAACAAAGGAATGGACATAGTtgaagattgagaaaatattgcCAATAGGCCTATGACAGAAATGTAAGCTCTTGAGGGAAGGAACGTCATCTGTTTTTCTCAGTGATGTAGCACCATGtgttagaacagtacctggcatgtgGTAAGCCCTCAATAGAGAATTGTTaaatggaaaggagagaaagagtgaaTGAGAAGAGAAGAATTTGACACAGCAAGTATACACTGACTCTTAAGGAGTTTTTCTGTGAAGGTGAGCAGAGAAAAAAGGTGTCGCTTGAAGGGAAATTGGAATCAAAAGAAGGTTTTCTTTAATTGGGAGAAACGACAACATACTTGTATGCTGATAGGAATGATGCAAAATAGAGAAAACTATTTATGAATGAGGGAAGTTTGTTTCTGATTGCCTGTATACTCTCAATGAAATGGGAAGCAAGGTCATCTGGTGAGAGCGAAGGTGGTCCATGATCAGCAAGTACCCCCTCAACTTTCCCGGATCATCTTgtgatcttcttctttcttttaaaattttatttatttatttggctgcgctgggcctCTGTggctgcacgccggctttctctagttgcggtgagcaggggctactcttcgttttggtgcgcgggcttctcattgcagtggcttctcttgttgtggagcatgggctctaggcacgcaggcttcagcagctgtggcacgcaggctctagagcacaggatccagTAGCTGtgccgcacaggcttagttgctccgtggcataggggatcttctgggaccagggatcgaacccgtgtcccctacattggcagacagattcttaaccactgtgccaccagggaagtcccgtgatcTTCTTGTATGGAACTTTTCATAATAAAGtgctgtgaaaaattaaaaagaagtgctTTTGTTCATTAAAAGGTATGATAAAAAGAGTGAAGGCAAGCTAAAAACTAGAAGATATTTACATAACATGAAATCATCAAAGAATTAAAgtatagaatacataaagaacttccacaaataaatatgcaaacaACCCAAggggaaaatgggcaaaagacactAAATGAACACCTCATAGACAAGAAAATCCCCAAGgccaagcatatgaaaagctgctcaatattattactaatattattactAATCAAGAAATTGCAGATTAAATCTACAATGAGACGCCATTTCACTATCACAAGATTGACAACAATTTTGTACTTTGTTAATatcaaatgttgatgaggatgtggaacagTTAAACACTGTTGATAGGAGTAGAAATTAGCATGACCCCATTGTAAAAACTCTGGCATGATCTAGTAATGTTGGAAATCTTCTTTCCCTATGAGATGACAATTTCAGTCTTAAAAATGAGCACTGAAGCAGCTTCCCAGCCATTTGATTCTATGGCTCACACAGAAAATGATGATTGTATGGCATACAGGAGTAAGATGACAAAGTTGTTCAGGGCCAGAACCAAGCGGTCCAGGGGCTGCTGCCTGGCTGTCTCTGGAGATGAAGGCCTCAAAGTCCCAGGTCCAAAAGTTGGAAAGCTCTGCCCTGGAAGGCTCTTGTACGTGGGCACCAGGAAACATGCGCCAGAATGTTTATAGTAGCGCTATGAATAATATCTgcccaaatggaaacaacccaaattaccCATTGACAGTAGAATGGATACATAGCTTGAGATACAGTTGATTCTTGTTATTTGTGGATTCCATACTTGCAAATTCCCCTATTtggtaaaattcatttttaaccaCAAATCAGTACCAGAGTGCTTTCCTCCTCGTTCGAGAGAGCTGTGAAAAACCTGAGTTGGTGGAATATGTTCCCAACTGAGGTCAAACAAGGTGACGCCCTGCCTTCTGGTTTCAGTCTCATACTGCAAGCAAGTGTCCTTTTCATGATTTATTTGGTGCCACatagtttgcatttttgtgcttctttGTTGGTGATTTCATAATTAAAGATGGCCTCCAAGCTTAGTGCTGAagtactgtctagtgtccttGAGTGCAAAATGACTATGACGTGCACtcaagaaaatatgtgtgttacaTAAACCTTGTTCAGGCATGATTTAtaatgctgttggctgtgaggtcagtgttaatgaatcaataatatttgtattaaatagagtgcctttaaacagaaacacacatgaaaCATGATTACGCAGCGATCAGtcgatgaaaatgttgtgaccagcgGATGGTAGGAACTTGAAATTATATTTCCCTTAGGAGCAATATTTCAGGATTGCCTAATTCACTGTTCATGGCAACTTTATAGACTGCAAATAACTATCATGATAATGAGAGTCTACTGTATATTCATTTGGTGGAACAgtgtacagcaatgaaaatgaacaagtgCCTGCCACATGCGACAACAGGGATGAATCTCAGTTACACAGTATCACACGGGAGAAgtcagaaacaacacaaatgattCCGTTTACATAAAGACCaaaggatgcagcaaaaccaacGTTGTTAGGAATATGAACCTATGTAGAGAATAactaaagaaaaggaagggaacgATGAAGACAAAGGATAGAGGTTACTTCTGAGGAGGGTGAAGGGAAAGGAATTGGAGCTTCCATGCAAGGAACTTCTAACGTTATGGTGACGTTTGAAAAAACACTGCTATAAAAGTTTGCTGAGGGAATGAATGGCTCCCAAGTCTGTATCTCTCTCTAGCTTTGACCCCTCACTGGTGTTCCAGAACCAAATTTCTAAGTGCATTCCACCTGCATGTCCTATAAGAAACACAACCTTAATGTATCCAAAATCCCATCATTTCCCTCCCAATCTTTCTTTACTTCCTGTGTCCTTATGCTCCCCACCA includes these proteins:
- the LOC132418163 gene encoding uncharacterized protein CXorf49 homolog, with amino-acid sequence MNGKEQKEARRDRDRDSGHRPSPRFWGHPGRDMSSPDEVYVLRRRVRPKVRERAGVRIAGPAVPPGPDPGPEPGEPRSGKGGGGFPDPEGFQSKREMLEGRGPVLWGREGRPGSPHEHTRDLLDLIEESEAANLQQLTDQDVLGVRRYPSPERSTAFKEATGSTLRLEAGPGGRGAPGQSCGEASTAPAGPVHLGGPEAGRALGNPKRGTKRRLNVAADRQRRSAEGLAWLLSDSESSDEFSETQLMTVSTYRRGGGQAKPSRPEDPGDTPRHSKFQVRENYRHVTGSSLSSAPRGLSSVVERQGVGKQGISSPKKMQSVLWGKGGSKPSYAGAAAAAAAAASVSAAAPGGLPQVTPRKNGAQEKKSVGEASKLALGGTFRSRGQRISATPVEPATFPPISGIPLPGRPKSYTLVLSGTKQSKHSGAGKKSVVRWARESEAVAGEDKDPNRDPAPKGQLLTHRPGTSCLRMHRRKASSGDVNTRGPQDPGNSEPLALNQGEVMPRGPAPSGDRGPLDHPPRPETQQQPLGTPCCPWCLELKREVDELKEQLAAMQYLADKLQTL